The sequence CTGCTCACGGCTCTGGGCCCCGCCGGCCCGCTGACGATCAGGGGCGGCGGTTGCCCTTGTCGCCCGGTCGGCTGCCCGTGAGGTGGGCGAAGACGACCACGTTGCCCTGGTAGCCGGTGACCGCCGAGTAGCCGCCCCCACAGGTGATCACGCGCAGCTCCGGGCGCCCGGCGGCCCCGTACACCTTCTCGTCCGGGAAGTCGCGGGCGTCGTACACCTCGACCGCGTCGACGGAGAACAGGGCGACACCGCCGTCCCGGCGCCCGACCTCGATCGTGCTGCCCTTCTTGAGGGCGCCGAGCCGGTAGAAGACGGCGGGGCCCTCGGCGTTGTCGACATGGCCGGCGACGATCGCGGTGCCCTTCTCGCCGGGCGCGGTACCGGCCTCGTACCAGCCGGCGAGGTTCTTCCTGGCGGCCGGCGGCACGTCGAGGCTGCCCTGCGGGGAGAGGCCGAGGCCCATCAGCGGGGCGTCCACCCGGATCGAGGGGATCCGGACGCGGTCGGGCGGCGAGTGCGGCAGCGCGTCGGCCGCGGGCCGGTCCACATGGCCGCCCGCACGGGCCTGCGCGGCCGACGGCTGCGGCGGCGCGTGCGTCTTCGTGCCACTGTGCAGCAGCCAGGCCCCGCACAGCAGCGCGACGAGGGTGGCGGCGGCTATCGAGACATTGCTGAACGGACGCACCTGAGCCCCCTCTCCCGGAACTCCCGGACGGTTCGGTACTTCTGAAGCGCTTCAGTACTTCTGGAACGGTCCGGTACTCCTGTGACGGTCGTACGGGTCCCGCGTCCCCCTCCGGGCCGCGAGGGGCGTCGGGCCAGGAGGGGGAGGGGACGGCGGTACCGGTGGACAGCGGAGGGTGTCCGTCAGATCCCGTCGCCTCTCGCCCGGCGATGCAGGAGCCAGGTACCGCCCGCGGCGGCGACGGCCAGGGCGGCCACTCCCGCCGCGGTCTGCACGGGGTCGGGTCCGAGTGCGCCGCCGACCCCCGTCTTCACACTTCCTCGCGGGTGGACCTGCGTCTGCGGCCTGCTCTCCTGGGTGGAGGTGAGCGTGACCACCAGGTCACCCGTCATCCGCGTGCCGCTCGAACAGCGCACGACGATCTCGTACGTGCCGGGCTGCGCGGACGGCGGCACCTCGAACCGTCCGACCGCGTCACCCTCGTGCGCGCTGGGGATCAGCGCGAAGCCGCCCGCGCCGACGGCCCCGGCGTCACCGGTCACCGCGTCGTCGGCCTCGCACGACGCCGTGTTCACCGTGACCTCGGCGCCGGGCGCGACGGCGCCCGGATACAGCTCGATGGACCCCGTGCCCGCCCCGTACGCGGGTGCCGCGCAGAGGGCCGCCGAGGCGACGGCGAGCGCGGTACCGGTCAGCAGGCGGGCTGTGCGCATCGTGCTTGCTCCTCCGAGAGGGCGCGGCCCGCGACACCGCCATGTGTCGCTGCGTCGGTCACGCCCCTGCCCTACCGAGGTAAGTGGCAGTCGAGGGCCCACGCCTCCTGATGGCACGTCAGAAATGATGTGAACGGGTGTCAGGTGGGGGATCCACTGTGCCGTTCCGGCGACGTTTCAGCAGGTCACCGGCGTGTCGGCGGCGCCTCGGCAAAAAGAACCCGAAGGCGGCGGGCGGCACGTGTGAACGGGTGACCGGCTCCTTTCGGCACCGGCGTCCGGCACCGGCGTCCGGTGTCGGAGTGACGTCGGCTTGACCTCAAGTTTGCTTGAGGTGTGAGGCTCGGTCCCATGAACCCCACAGCGAACCCCACGGTGGACGCCTCCGCCTCCCTCCCCGCGCCCGTCAAGGTCGCCGTCATCGTCGGCAGCAACAGGGAGGGCCGCTTCGGTCCGGTCGTCGCGGAATGGCTCCTCGGCCGGCTCCGCGAACGCGACGACCTCACGGCCGAGGTGGTCGACACGGCCGATACGAGGCTGCCGACGGCCCTCTCCTACTCCCCGTCCCCCGAGGTGACAGCGGAACTGGCGAAGATCACGCCCAAGCTGGCCGCCGCCGACGCCTTCGTGGTCCTGACCCCCGAGTACAACCACTCCTTCCCCGCCTCGCTCAAGGCCCTCATCGACTGGCACTACGAGGAGTGGCGCGCCAAGCCCGTCGGCTTCGTCTCGTACGGCGGGGTCTCGGGCGGTCTGCGCGCCGTCGAACAGCTCCGCCAGGTCTTCGCGGAGCTGCACGCCGTCACCGTCCGCGACACGGTGTCCTTCCACAACGCGGGCGCGTCCTTCGACGACGAGGGCCGGCACCGGGATCCCTCGGCCCCGGACGCGGCGGCGAAGGTGATGCTGGACCAGCTGGCATGGTGGGCGTCGGCGCTACAAGAGGCCAAGGCAGTCCGCCCGTACGGCAGTTGAGACCTCCGGCCTGTCACGCGGTGTCCGTGAGAGCCTCCGTCACCGCCCGGTGGCCCACGGCGGCGAGCACGGGATTGGTGACCCGGTAGTGGTGCTCGGCGGTCAGCCCGAAGTACAGGGCCCAGCCGCGTCCGCGGGCCCAGGTCGCGTCGTCGACGTCGGCGGCCTCGCGGAACAGGGGCCGGGTCCCGGCGTCGAACACGGCCCAGGCGGCGAGTACGTCGGCCGCCGGGTCGCCGGTGCCGAGGCCGCCGAAGTCGATGACCGCGCTGAGCCGGCCGTCCCGGGCCAGCAGATTGCCGGGCAGCAGGTCGCCGTGCAGCCAGACGGGGTCGCCGTCCCACCGGGGCACCCGCAGGGCGCCCTCCCAGGCGGCGGTCACGGCGCTCCCGTCCAGCGTGCCGTCCGCACCCAGCTCACGAATCGCTGCCCGGACGTGCTCGTCGTCGGTGAGAGGCCCGCCCCGCCAGGACGGCGGCCCACCGACAGTGTCTACTCTCCGCAACGCCGCGACGAACCGCCCCAACTCAACCGCGGCATGCGCGAGTTCGGCGCCCTCGCCGAGGGGCTCGTCGTAGACGTTGTGGCCGTCCAGCCAGCGGAACACGCCCCACGGCAGGGCGTACCCCTGCCCGGGCGCGCCCTCGGCGAGCGGCACGGGGACGGCCAGCGGCAGCCGCGGCGCGAGCCTCGGCAGCCACTGCTGCTCCTTCGCC is a genomic window of Streptomyces sp. NBC_00414 containing:
- a CDS encoding NADPH-dependent FMN reductase; translation: MNPTANPTVDASASLPAPVKVAVIVGSNREGRFGPVVAEWLLGRLRERDDLTAEVVDTADTRLPTALSYSPSPEVTAELAKITPKLAAADAFVVLTPEYNHSFPASLKALIDWHYEEWRAKPVGFVSYGGVSGGLRAVEQLRQVFAELHAVTVRDTVSFHNAGASFDDEGRHRDPSAPDAAAKVMLDQLAWWASALQEAKAVRPYGS
- a CDS encoding aminoglycoside phosphotransferase family protein, encoding MPPAPKMHPDELDIDAALVGRLVAEQFPDWAGLALKQVVSAGTDNAMYRLGEDMVVRLPRLPGGAGQVAKEQQWLPRLAPRLPLAVPVPLAEGAPGQGYALPWGVFRWLDGHNVYDEPLGEGAELAHAAVELGRFVAALRRVDTVGGPPSWRGGPLTDDEHVRAAIRELGADGTLDGSAVTAAWEGALRVPRWDGDPVWLHGDLLPGNLLARDGRLSAVIDFGGLGTGDPAADVLAAWAVFDAGTRPLFREAADVDDATWARGRGWALYFGLTAEHHYRVTNPVLAAVGHRAVTEALTDTA
- a CDS encoding class F sortase — encoded protein: MRPFSNVSIAAATLVALLCGAWLLHSGTKTHAPPQPSAAQARAGGHVDRPAADALPHSPPDRVRIPSIRVDAPLMGLGLSPQGSLDVPPAARKNLAGWYEAGTAPGEKGTAIVAGHVDNAEGPAVFYRLGALKKGSTIEVGRRDGGVALFSVDAVEVYDARDFPDEKVYGAAGRPELRVITCGGGYSAVTGYQGNVVVFAHLTGSRPGDKGNRRP